The genomic stretch CGCAGCTTCGGCACGTCGGCAAACGGCGGGCGGCCGGTCAAAGCCGCGAACAAGACGCAGCCGAGTGCGTACACGTCCGTGCGCGGGTCCGGCTTCTCCCCCTCCACCTGCTCGGGCGCGATGTAGTCGGGCGTGCCGAGCCAGCCGCCGGTGCTGGTGAGGCCGCTCGTGGTGTCCTCCCACTTGGCGATGCCGAAGTCCGTGAGATACACGTGTGGCCGCGAGCCGCGCGCGATCAGCACGTTGGCGGGCTTCACATCGCGGTGCACGAGCCCGCGCGCGTGCGCGGCATCGAGCGCCGACGCCGCCTGCGCCACGATCTCCGCCGCCAGCGACGGGTCGAGCGCGCCCTGCTGGTGGAGCAGCGAGCCCAGGTCTTGCCCGTCCACGAAGCGCATGACGATGTAGAGCTGCCCCTGGTCGTCCTCGCCCGAGTCATACACCGGTATGACGTTCGGGTGGTCCACGCCCGCCGTGGCGAGCGACTCGCGCACGAAGCGCCTGCGGAACTTCGGGTCGCGCGCGTGCTCCGGCGCGATCACCTTGAGCGCGACCATCCGCTCGAGAGCGCTGTCCCAGGCGCGGTAGACCACGCCCATTCCACCGCGGCCGGCCACATCCTCGATCCGATAGCCGGCGACCATCGCGCCGACGAGCCCAGTTGCCACCACGACTCTTATAGCGCGTCGGCTAGAGAAGGTTTCGCACTTCGCGCACGGCGACCGGCAGCGTGGTGAGGTCGAACACGCGGCCCACGCGGATGTCGGCGAGGGTCTCGAGCGCGCGATCCACCGCCGGGTTCGCCGCCACCCAGGCCTCCACGCGGGCGTGAGCGTCGGCGCCGGGGGGCGCGTCGAAGTCGAGCACCGTGGCGGTGAGGGCGCGGTGGAGGCCATAGAGGTCGTCGCGCAGGGCGGCGCGCGAGAGCGCCCGCCAGCGGTCGTCTCGCGGCAGCTCGGAGATGCGGTCGCGCAGCCAGTGGAGCCTGAGGCGGTGCCCGAGGTCGAAGTGCACGCGCGCCACCGTCTCGAGGTCGTGCCCCGGCTCGGCCGCCACCTCCACGATGTCCAGGGTGGAGAACATCGTGGGCAGGCTGGCCACGTGCATGGCGAGCTTCTCGGGCACGCCGGCGTTGCGCAGCTCGTGGGCGCGGTGCGCGAGCGGCTCCACCTCGGCGGGCGCGATCAGCGAGAGGATCGACTCGTACAGCTCCTCCGCGGCCGGGGCGAACTCCCGCACGGTGGCGGCGATGTCCATCGGCTGCTCGCGGTTGCGGAGGAGCCAGCGCGCCGCGCGCTCCACGAGGCGCCGCCCCTCGAGCAGCATCCCGATCTGCATGTTCGCCTTCACCCGGTTGTCGAGCGCCTCGATCTCCGCCCAGATCGGTCGCATCTGGAACACCTCGCGCGCCACCGTGTAGGCGCGCGCGATGTTGGACGCCACCGCGCCCGTCTCCTCCTGGAGCCGGAACACGAACGTGGTGCCCGCGCCGTGCAGGGTGTTGTTCACCACCTGCGTGGCGGTGATCTCGCGCCGCAGCCGGTGGCTCTTCATCAGCTCGGCGTAGCGCTCCGGCAGCGGGTTGGGGAAGTAGGCCTCGAGCTCCTTGGACAGGTACGGGTCCTCCGGCACGTCCGAGTCGAGCAGCTCGGCGTAGAGGTCGATCTTCGTGTACGCGAGCACCGTGGCCAGCTCGGGACGCGTGAGGCCGCGGTGGTCGCGCTTGCGCTCGGCGATCTCCTCCTCTGACGGCAGTGCCTCGAGGCGCGGGTCGAGCTTGCCCGCCTGCTCGTAGCTGCGGATCAGGCGCGCGTGAACGTCGAGCATCGCGGCCGTCTGCGCCTCGGACATGCTGAGCGTCTCGGTCTGCTCGTAGTTGTCCTTCAGCACGAGGTCGGCCACCGAGTTCTCCATGCGCGCGAGTAGCTCGTCTCTGTCGGAGGTTGTGAGCTCGCCGTCGTCCGCGGCGGCCGCAAGCAGCACCTTGATGTTCACCTCGCGGTCCGAGCAGTCCACGCCGGCGGAGTTGTCCACGGCGTCGTTGTTCAGCCGGCCGCCGTTCAGCGCGAACTGGATCCGCGCGCGCTGGGTGAGGCCCAGGTTGCCGCCCTCCCCCACCACCTTGCAGCGCAGCTCGTCGGCGTTCACGCGCACGGCGTCATTGGCCTTGTCGCCGGCGTCGGTGTGCGTCTCGCGGCTGGCCTTCACGTAGGTGCCGATCCCGCCGTTCCACAGCAGGTCCACCGGCGCCTTGAGGATGGCCCGGATCAGGTCGTCCGGCGTGACCTTCTCGGCCTCGATGTCGAGGGCCTCGCGCGCCTCCCTGGACAGCGCGATCGCCTTCGCCGTGCGCGGATACACGCCGCCACCCTTCGAGATCAGGCGCGTGTCGTAGTCGTCCCAGCCGGAGCGCGGCAGCTCGAACAGGCGCTTTCGCTCATCAAAGCTCTTCGCGGGATCCGGGTTCGGATCGATGAACACGTGCCGGTGGTTGAAGGCGCCCACGAGCTTGATCGTGCGCGAGAGCAGCATCCCGTTGCCGAATACGTCACCGGACATGTCGCCGATCCCGACGACCGTGAACTCCTCCTCCTGGATGT from Thermoleophilaceae bacterium encodes the following:
- a CDS encoding serine/threonine-protein kinase; translation: MATGLVGAMVAGYRIEDVAGRGGMGVVYRAWDSALERMVALKVIAPEHARDPKFRRRFVRESLATAGVDHPNVIPVYDSGEDDQGQLYIVMRFVDGQDLGSLLHQQGALDPSLAAEIVAQAASALDAAHARGLVHRDVKPANVLIARGSRPHVYLTDFGIAKWEDTTSGLTSTGGWLGTPDYIAPEQVEGEKPDPRTDVYALGCVLFAALTGRPPFADVPKLR